From the Papaver somniferum cultivar HN1 chromosome 2, ASM357369v1, whole genome shotgun sequence genome, the window TGGATATTCAGAAACTGGATGCAGACATCTGTATTGATCCTGTGGAAATAAGACTTCATCCAAGCACCATAATGTGGATGATATGTTTGTGGGAATCTCTCAAGAATTTGGACAAAGATGAAGGTCTTGCATACAGTAAGGGTACAAATTCTGTTTATCACAATTCGGCATCTCAGTTCCATCCTTCTACCATCAGTTCTGCTGTAGTAGCTACAGATAAGGTGACACAATGGAGTGAAGGTGGTTTCCCACTGGACTTTTTCCCACAAACAGGTTTTGAAACGACAATTGATCCATTATTACAAGGGTCACATGTTATACCGGATTGGGTACCACTTTACGCCCACAAAAACCTAAATGACAGAACAGAAGCAGCACCAGATTTTGGAGCAAGGTTTGTTTCTCTTAGTTTTGTGCTTTGAAAAGTTCGCTTCATCTGTACATTCAAGAAGACTGATTCATATTGGCCTTTGAACTTTTTGGAATCTTACCTCTTACCTCTCCTAGTTGCTTAGGGCCAAGAGTTGCCGAGGCCGCTAAAACACATCTCATTTTTAGTGCAGTATTTATAATCATATTCGCTTTATGTCGTTTCCACATGTGTTCTACTCATTTTCCCAAATTTACCTTTTAGTGTATACCATAATTCCAATGTTTTTGCTTATCACCGCAAAATAACATTTGACTATTTAGGTTATCATTGTATTTACAGATGGTTCTTCGATGATTATCATTGTATCAAACATATGCTAATTGTTTTTTATGCTCTCATGCTTTGGGTTATCTGCAGTGTAGATCAGTTTTTCGAGTGTTTTGATGAACTGCGACATTCCCAATCAGCTTTAGGCAGCAGTGGTGTATGGAACTGGACTTGTTCTGTATTTAGTGCAATTACTGCTGCATCCTCCCTTGCTTCTGGATCATTGAATATTCCTTGTGGTATGTAATCCTTAGCATCGGTATCtcttagttgtaagtgtaccaatCGGATACATCTCATATCATAAATTTTGTTATCGAGTTGGTTAGAAGTTTCCTATCAGAATCGCATCATTGTTTTGCACAGCTCTTTGCTCGTCTTCCTCCTGGTTCAGTAAACAATGgtttttgttgttcttgtttaagAGCTTTCTCTCAAGTTCATTTCTCCCTTGCTTTTCAGAACAGCAACCTGTCAGAACAAATCTTAAGGCAACCATTGCTGGGGTTGCCGTTGTGCTTTCGTTGAATGATGAAGGCCAGAAGTATTCATGTGATAAGATTGGCAACCCTGGAAATGTTGGTCGAAATGTACATTTTCTTGGTATGAACTGTCAAGACATACTTCTTGATTTGCAGGTGATTATTGTGttttaagagatgcaattcataTTCTTTATTCTGTTGTACTACTCTCTTCACCTCCTCTATATTGCTTACATGTGTTTTTTATTAGactaattttaaaattttgacaAGGTCAACAGATTTGTTCTCACGAAATGAAGTTTGAAGCGATTGTAAAGCATATCGAACTTGATGATTACTTCTATTTTGGAAATAATGCTGATAGTAGTCAGAATAGTGCTCGAAGTCAGGCTCTTTTAATCCAGCATTTGCAGGCTGAGCTTGAAGGTGCTCTCCCTGCGTTCACTTTGCCCCAAGATCCTGAGTCAGAAAAATCCGAAAGAAAAGGGTTTAGGCATCAAACCTTCCAGGAGGATGATTTAGTCAAAATCAAATTGCTGAGGACTTCAAGTGTCAGTCACTGCCAATTCAGTATGACTTCAAGTTATGGGGATGACAGGTCGATGCCTTCATCATCTTTTTCTGTGAAGCTGCCACCATTTGTTTTCTGGGTGAACCTCAATCTGCTAAGCATGCTTTTGGATCTGTCAAAGGAAGTCAGCGAGTCTTTCGATACAAAGAATATCAATAAATTCAGTGATATGCACAACTCAACATGTTCGGGGAATCTCAAAAGAAGTGACCCTGGTGTTAAAACTTTGGCTTCAAAAGGATCTTTGCAGGGAAATATAGTTCTCTCTAATGCGAGGTTCATTTTGTGTTTTCCCTGTCATGAGGGAGATGGTAGTCACTATACATCCTGGGATCAATTCGTTGGTATGGATATATCCCTACCATTGAGCCAAGAAAAAGTTGCTGATGCAAAAGCTCAACGTGGTCATTCTTCTAAATCCTCCAGCTCCATCCATTTGAATGTAGGAAACCTTGGTATTTACTTGATCAgtaaatttcattatgatgaTAGGGGCAACTCTCTGCCGTTGAAGCCCACTTATTCTGTTCACAAGGTTcttaatgtcatcagcaaagtgAGTTCTTTATCTGGCCTTAGTATAATTTGGCAGGATGGACCTGTAACTGGACCTTGGATAGTAAAGCGAGCTCGAAACCTAGCTACTTCACAGGATTCCGGAAGCAGAAATAAAGTGAGAGGTAAAGGTTACGAGTTTGCATCTGTGACAGCAGTAGGAGATTTGGATGATATAAATTCTCGCACCCGACAAGAGATAATTTTAAGCTCTTCAGTTTTTGTGCACATTCGTCTCTCTTCTGCTTCAATTGATCTTGGTAGTTTGCAGTATCAGATTTTAAACCGGCTTCTAAATCAAGCCGTGGATGTGTTATCATGTAAAGTAAGTTCAAATATGGCACCAAGAGATAACAACATTTCAACGAAAGCGGATTCTGCATCTCAAACATCAATTCTTGTGGAATGTGATGCTTTGGAGATTTTGGTTAAGTTGAACAAGGTAGAGGATATAAAATGCTCAACACAGAAGGAACTTTCAGGTTCCTGGCATTCTGCTAAACTGAGAATTCAAAAGTTTGAGTTGCTGTCTGTGTCAGATCTTGGAGGAATCAAGGATTCCAGTTTCACTTGGCTAGGCCATGGTGAAGGTGAGTTGTGGGGGTCCGCTGATAGTTCCCCTGGTCACGAGTTTCTCCTGATCTCTTGTAGCAACTCTACTAGGCGACGAGGTGATGGAGAAGGTGCTAATGCATTGTCTTTAGGTTCTGCTGGCACTACAGTTTTTCTTCTGAAGGAACCAAATATCTTTCACAGTTTCACATCAATTACTGTTAGATGCGGCACATTAATTGCTCCTGGCGGTCGAGTGGATTGGTTGGATGCAGTATGCTCCTTTTTCAGTTTGCCTTCACCTGAGAGGGAACAAGGGAAAACTGATAGTGCCCAAGAGGGTTATTCTGAAAATACTGCTGCTTATGGAGAATCTTTTGTTCTAAACCTGGTGGATGTTGGGCTAGTTTATGAACCTCACGTCAACAATTTGGTGGGCAGTGGTTCTACTAGTTCTATTGAAGAATCAGTGGAACAGTATGTAGGATGTCTCCTAGCTGCATCATCTGTAGATATTTCAAGTCAAACGCTAGCAAGTGCTGTAGAGAATGACCACAAAATTAGAGTGCAAGATCTAGGGCTTCTTATTTGTAAATTGTCTGGTCAGAAGAATCCTAAACGGATCTATGATGTTAAATATCTTCGCCGGGCAGGCTATGTTAAGGTAGCGGGCGAGGCCCTTGTGGAAGCAGTTCTGCGAACAAACTGCAAGACTGGTCGTCAGTGGGAACTAGATGTCTCCGATTCTCACATTAACTTGGATACCTGCCATGATACCACATCTGGTTTGATCCGTTTGGTTGCTCAACTCCAGCAGCTTTTTGCACCTGATATGGAGGAGTCAGTAGTGCATTTGCAGACCAGGTGGAATACTGTTCAGCAGGCATTAAATCGGCATGATAGCACTACTGATTCGAAGGACTGTGATGTctctctctcttcatcttctgATACGCTTTCAGTGAACAAAGATGCAATGTGTAACGGAAAAAATGGTGTGGTTGGACTAATGGATGAGATATGCGAAGATGCTTTTAATCTGCATGGAAATGGTGCCAGTTCATCTGTTCAACGCGACCTGCAGTGTCAAGATTCATTTGATGGAGCTCTTCTTGTGGGGATGTGCAACTTAAATGTCAGCGAACCTGAGTTTTTCTCTCAAAACTTTCCCGTCAGTGAGGCAAATCCCAGAGGGCTAGAAAGTACTCAAGCATCATCTCTGCAGAAAGATTGTTTTCCTGACCTAATAGAGGGTTATTACTTTGCTGGGTTATGTCCTCTTCCAGAGATATCTGACAGAAACAGTTCACCAGTTACAGGTATTAAGTCTCTCTCAAGCAATAAAAATCTTGAAAAAAATCGGTCTGGGAATAATGGATGGTATCAGAACACCTCTCTGAGAATCGTCGAGGATCATATTCCTGATATCGTTGAAAATCCAACACGGGAACAATCTAAAGGAGTAGACAAGATTTCTACTACAAGTTgtaaaatttctgatgagtttggcatTTCAAAGGGACGAGTGCATCTTATGAAAATCGACGTCAGATGGAGAATGTTCGCAGGATCTGACTGGCACATCACAAGGAAAGATAATATGCATACTACGAAAACGGGTGGAAGAGATGCAACCACCTGTCTAGAGCTTTCGTTATCTGGATTGAACGTTCAATATGACATGTTTCCTGATGGGGACATATGCGTATCAAAGCTTTCTATATCAGTTCGCGACTTTAGTCTTTACGATAGAAGCAAAGATGCACCTTGGATCACGGTAGTACGCTTAAGTTTTAGTACCTTTCCTTACATTCATTTTATCACGTTTATATGGATGCGTGAATGTACTCAATGGTATTTGGTTTATTTCGTTAGGTGTTGGGATACTATCATTCAAAAGATCATCCTAGAGAATCCTCAGCAAAAGCGTTCAAGTTGGACCTAGAATGTGTCAGACCAGATCCTTTGACCCCTCTCGAGGAGTATCGGTAAGGGTGTTGTACTTCAGATTTACTTGACGGTCGGCAGTTAGATGCTCATCTGTTTTGCTATTAACTTCAGGTTACGCCTTGCTTTTCTACCTATGCTATTGCATCTTGATCAAGACCAACTGGATTTCCTCATCAGCTTCTTTGGAAACTCATCAGCTGAGCAGCTTCCAAATCTCCCTCATGATTTGCAAAGGTCAAGTACTCTGCccaattatgagaatgattttgagGTGAATACAGTTGCAGAGGAAGCGCTGCTTCCTTACTTCCAGGCAAGTACTCTAATGCATTTAATATTCTTTTTAAGTTCATGTCATTTGTTCTGCATCTCTTGGCTAATACTCCTTGAAGCTGAACATGTGCATCTGTTTCCCCCATTTTAACGTTTCCCTGTTTACCATCATAGAATTTTATGTGAGAAATGCAGGACTAACTGTGGCTTTTATATTTCAGAAATTTGACATATGGCCTGTTGTTTTTCGAGTCGACTATAATCCTCGCCGTGTTGATCTAGCAGCTTTAGGAGGAGGGAATTTTGTGCACCTGGTTAATCTAGTTCCCTGGAAGGTATTTTCCTATTCTTGTGAAACTTGACTTCGGAATTCGTGAAAGCTAGTGGTGATTCGCCATACTTGGCTCAGAATTGTGGTAGTTTTCAGACTTAAGTTCATTTGTGTGGTGCTTTTTTCTGGCAATGAGTGTTCggcgattttttttcttttcatatctTCTTTTTAGAATATTGTTGTGCATAGTTCACTTGATACGAATTTCCAAAAATCTTTTCATCTTTTCTCTTGTCAAATTCTTGATGCAGGGGATTGAGCTAGAGCTCAAACACGTACATGCTGTTGGGATATATGGCTGGGGTAGTGTATGTGAGACGATTGCCGGCGAATGGTTAGAAGATATTTCACATAATCAGGTTTCAACTGAGTTTGTTTGTCGTACGCTAAAGAGTTTATAGGTCATATACTGTAGTTGTACTCTCCACTGATATTAATGAATCCTGTGTCATATCTGTAGATCCATAAGCTTTTGAAAGGCCTTCCTCCTATTCGATCATTACTCACTGTTGGTTCTGGTGCTGCTAAGCTGGTTTCCTTACCAGTTAAGAATTATAAGAAAGATCATAGGTTACTCAGTGGAATCCAAAGAGGTAAATCGCACTACTCTAACTACTTATTCATTAATGACTTCATGTGCGATATTTTTATTTGTCTGTGCACTGCATGATTGTACGTCTTCTATGTTCTATCACCCTTCTGAGTTTGAAGCTTTAAAATATTGGCTATATAACATGCCCTTAGTGAATGACAAAATATTAGGGAAGTTGCAGTAGGCATAGCACGTATCCCCATTATCCAATTCTTTGGGTTGGCCTTTCTGATAGCTCCTTATACTTACTACATTTTCAGTTCTTGACCAACTGTTTTcatttccttttttgttttttgtttctggATTAAATGGTATCTTTACACGCAGAAGCACAATTTTTAGTTAATGTAACATTTTTCATGGATCTTCATGAACTACACTTAACATACTCGTATCCATATAATACCACCAGGGGCTCTAGCGTTTTTGAGAAGTATTTCACTTGAAGCTGTTGGACTAGGAGTACATTTGGCTGGTGGAGCTCATGACATCCTTCTCCAAACCGAATATATTCTTACAAGAACACCGCCATCTGTTCCCTCTTCGGGCAGAAGTAAAACAAAGACAAGTGTGAGATCTAATCAACCTAAAGATGCACAACAAGGGATCCAACAGGTAAGACATATCCAATGTGCTTTAGCTGGTTATATTGCTTTCTTATTTTAGATAATTTGGTGTCTAATGCTTCCTACTTTCTAGTAATACCAATCTTTAGTTTTCTGCTTCCTTTTGTTAGTATCAAATGTGTTGGTATTCTTTTTTGTCGTCATGGGATCATGTGGTTATGACATGGATCAGGcacttcatttttatttttttaatgcgATATACTTGGCTACTTTATCCCGGTACCGCACATTTAACATTGTTAGATCATATTCATCATCTGCTTTCTTTTTTCTCAATATGATCAACAGGCTTATGAGAGTCTCAGTGATGGCCTAGGGAAAACAGCATCTGCTCTGGTTGGAACTCCATTGAAGACTTACCAGCGCGGTGGTGGGGCAGGATCCGCATTGGCAAGTGCTGTTTGTGCAGCTCCTGCTGCTGCCATAGCTCCTGCCTCTGCTGCTATGCGTGCTGTACATTGTGCTCTTCTTGGTTTCAGAAATAGGTATGTCCACTTCTCTTCTCCTCAGACATCTTGGCAGCCTTGTAGGTCACAGTCAATTTCTTGGATTAATTAGAGGAACTTACTAAAAAGGTTGTGTTTTCATCTGTAGCCTGGATCCTGAACGGAAGAAGGAATCCCTGGAGAAATACTTAGGTCCTAATCATCCTCAAGGAAACAGTTGACGGTAAGTTATCTCTGCATGTCTATTAATAATGCGCCCTAGTTTAAACAAATGCATGCTTCATTTTTTGCTTTTCTGACTTTAGGCTACTTCTAACGTGTGTTGATAGCATTTATAGGAATTCTATGGTTTTGGAAGCATCTGGATCTTCGAAAAACTCTTGATTATTCCAGTAACATTGTATATTGTAAGCTTACATCGACTATTCATTCGATTGTCACCTCTTACTCTCTTATATTGACCATTGGTTAATTGTTCAAGTTTTGTTTGCGTTGGTTGCAGGTGTACAGTCGAATTTGAGAAGATTCTTTCTTATATAGTGAAATATATATTACAGAAGGTGTAAATATGTTAATAGGTAAATCGCGGTTAGATTTTCGTCTCCTATGTTGCAGAGTGTGAGTCTTTTGTAGTTTGGTGGGTTTTGAGAGAGGTTTGTATAAATCAGAATCAATGTATATATCTTAGAAGTGCCGCTGATTGATTGCGTTCTTTTCAAATTTAGAGTGTTCACAAATTCAACTACTTCCATCTTTCTTCCAAGTAGAGTATTAGGATTCAGAGAGATCAGATCCAATCACCATTCTGCATCTCTGGAAATCCCAAGGAACTGTCGTAATTTGGTGACAAGTTTGGTCATTGCAGAAATCTTAGTTTATAGTCCTTAGGGAAATTCTCTGATGCTTAATGGTGAAGACACATGAAGGATACTGACACGTCTGTGTAAGATATGACCCGTCCTGAACTTTTACCAGACTCTGACGAAGCTTTGGTTTGACAGTATGTAGTGTCAGTGGATGTTCATTTGAGAAAGAGAGCTTTGTCTTACATTGTTGTATGTTTGTAAGTGAAGAACTTCCCCACGATGCTCTTTGTGCGACGAAGTAGACATGAGATTATTTGAATGGTTCTCTCTTTTCAGGGGTGGCGATTAAAAAAAGAGATGGGAATAGAAAAATTTTGCCCCCACAAGGAAAGCGTTCGTGTGGTTGTCGTGAAGGCGAAGTTTTGTTGCATCCCATGTTTGTTCTTTCTTCAATCTTTCAATATTTTGGAATCCCTTTTTCCACGTGCATACAAGCATGTGATGTTTGGAGATCCTGTGGGTTGGGTTCTACGAGTGATTGTGATCGTGATCTTTCTCCCCTAGGAAAAATGAGGTTAAATGCGATGTATATGCAAAAGAAATTAGCCTAACCAATCTCTCGGAACACGCCCTTCGGCTCTTGGAAGAAACGGGACAaaagcttttcttttctttttcctggAGTCAGGAGTCTCGAGACTACTTGAAGTCGGCTGCCATACTACACATTATATATTACTATACCTTTTATGATTTGAATTCTGGTCAGGGACTTATCCAGGAAGGTTACCAAGGTAAATAAAATAAGTACAATGTAGACTGTGgagctaaaaaaaaatctaaaaaaacacACGCACACACTAAATTTGGAGAATTCTTCAACTTTAAAATGATAGTAATAGATGGAAGGGTTTGAGAGTGAATATACGTCTGAGTTCGGTCTAAATTATCATCAGCAGTAATTGTCTTCATTTTCGCTGACTAGCTTTTGTAAACACAAAATTTTGTGTCGGACTGATACAAGAAGTGTGGGGAAGACGAGGAAAAgcgtaattaaaaaaaaagaagaggataACTATTTTGGTATCTCCACTCCACCCTTGGCGGGGGTGCTCTGAAATCTCAATAAACCAATGATCAGTTCTTATCCGTACATTAAACTATTAATTAAGTCTTCTTCATATGTTTCCCTACACTGCTTTCGAACTATCATCAACATTCAAATAATCTACTAACAGTTTCAGTCAGGAAATGAACATATCATTAGAAACGCGTGTATCACTTAAACTAGTATGGTAATAATGCATCTATGATTGACGGAGATATTGACCATAAGAATACGAACAAACGAATTAAACACCAAACTTATGAAGACCATTTGTAAGGAATTGGACCAGCATGCACGTGTTTGTGGGACTTCATTTACGTACCATTTGATCATATCATCACCAACCGAATCTTCTTCTCTCGTTCCATACTTTTTAATTACCTCGCCACATGCAGTAAGTGTCTCGCAGTTGAGTTGGTCGCACACTTGGTGGTTGCATCAAGAGGTCTGGTAAAGATTTTCCCATGATATTCATATGCTCTTATTATCCAGCCAACCCATTATGATCTCTCTTTTTGAATGAATGAGCCTGGTGGGATCACCTCACCAGAATGTATGGGTACACTCCGGTGATTAAACGACCAGAAGTCAATATTTCGATAATCATTTAAGTTTGTACTCTGTACCCATAATCTCACTGAATCAAGCATTAAATACTTCTGTTGGTTGTTATAATCAAATCTTCTAATCTAACAACAGAATGTGCTGGATATGGGAGAAATgagaaaacaaacctaaaaatcaaagGGTTAAGAGTTGGGTCTTTGGACAGCTTTCAATAACAAAGACATAAAGAGAGATGTGTTCCTTTCTTGGAAGGTGATTGGGTTGTTGTATATGTGTAACGTTATGAACCCTGAAAGTCTTTACCTCCTCAGGCCTCAGCTTTCAAATTTTGAAACCTTATCGGTTTCTGATAATCTAGTGACATCAACTCTTTTGTTTGGTTCCATTCTTCTAGCTCCCATGTCCCATGCTTGGTATATACTCTATTCAATATCTCATCAAATACAGTGTAAACTACTAGCAACAACATTCATTTCCCCAACCAAATTTCAATATTTTTTGAAACTTGTAAAGTATACTTATCATTTTTTAGATTCTTTTTGTAAACTGTGATTTTGTTGGGTATGTTATCTTTTTCTAACTTGTAACTACCAACCATTTAGAAAGAAAAATCTAGTTTAATTTGGTAAACTTTTTAGTTAGTTTATTCATGAGAGGTTTTGTAAGTCCATGTCTTAAGCAACACCTAATATCATCTATCTTTTCCAAGAAATATATCTTTCATAATAATGGACATTGAATGTGCCATGTTTTGATACTTAAAGTATTATTTAGAAGTAGGCAATTGGAATTTGGAACCCTGCACCTTGAAGCATTGTATTATATCTCTATAATATGAACTTAGTAGGAAgaacaataaataaaaaatcatgaaaaaactTAGGATTATTACACgtcaaatttaaaataaaaaacactGTGTTTAATCTAAATCTTACACGTATTTAAGATTTCATTTCTTATCTGTCCACGTATACGTATGGGCCGTACATAACTATCAATAAGGAAATGTTTTACTCAAAGAATGTGCAGCTACAACACTCTCTTCTAAGCTGCAACCTTTAAATAGAATAGTCCTACATGTTATTTTTCTTTCTGTCTGTCTCCTGATTTCATATCCACACCCTGCATTTGGTGCTTCCTTatctctgtctctctctctctctctctctctctctctctctaagactaaaaactgaaaaagagagGGAAATATTCTTAGCAAGATATAACTCTTATAGTGTTGTGTACAGAAACAACAACCTAGTCATAGATATTCTTGTTAACAGAAAAGATCTTTGATACCATGAACAACaatcaacaaaagaagaaaaattatgaaggtggtggtggtggagaaaaaGAGATGTTACATGAACTACAATCAACAAAGAAAGGGCAGCAATCACCACCTTCATCAACTACATCTCCTTCTCATGAATTTTCATTCACAATATCTCTTCATTCATCATCAAATGAAAAATCTATTACCAAATCCAAAACCCCTACGGCTACACTGTCACCACCACATAATTCATTTGCAATAGACTTATCTCCAGCTGATGATATATTCTTTCATGGACATCTATTACCTCTTCATCTCCTGTCTCATTTACCTATCTCTCCTCGCTCTTCCACCAATTCATTGGATAGTTTCACTCTTCCTATCAAAGAATTACAAGATGATAGCAATAAaaaacccaccaccaccaccaacaccaccatcacTACCAACAACAGCAATACTTACAACAACATTTATAACAATACAAGAGAGATCAATGGAAGAATCAAAGCAAAATCCTTCTCTTTTTTGAAGTTTCCAAGACGGGCAAAAGGCAGTGAATTtgaagaaagagagaaagaaatggagaaaaagaagaagaagaagaagaagacgggtGGTTTCAATATGATTCAGATTATAAGGAGGTACGCTAAAATGGTCGGACCACTTCTGTTTTACAAAAATGGCAGTGGGAAGACGCCTACTACTACTGCTGCAGGTGCGGGGCACTTTGATTTTGAGAGAGAACCTTATTCATCGTTTTCAGGTAATTTAAGTTTAAGAGGAAGTGATAGTaataagaagaagagagaatcaagaggaagaagaggagaattTTCTGCGCCGGCATCCATGTGGACGTCTCCGACTAATAGTGGTCTTCTACTTACAACTCCGTTAGGTGTTCATTCTTCTTCAAGTGAAAGTAGTATGGAAGAACTGCAAAGTGCGATTCAAGCTGCCATTGCACATTGTAAGAACTCATCCACTCCGGTCAAGGAGGGGGAGAATAAACTTCAATCCTAATCTCTTTATCTTGGAGTACATTGTATGGTATATAAATATAGAAAAATGAGTTTGGTTTATTTAGAAGTTCATATTCATTGCTGACTTTACCAGGAAATCACTTCCTGAGAATAGCACCATAGTTGTACAAATGCATCAAGCGGCATCATATCCGTTGAGCGCAGATTTCACTTGAAATGTACACCTCCTTCTGAATGTCTCTAGGAACAATTCAGTACATATTTTCCGATTCATTACGCGAAGAAACGatgtttcatgtttttttttaagcatgGGCATTGCTGAATTTAAGCAAAGGAAAAAAAGCCTTGCAGCGCTGTGTTTGATAATGCATTTTATAAGCAAAAGCAATTACCACCATCACACGCACACAAAAACAACAAGTTTGAGGATGCTGCGAATGTCGGGAATAATGCATGGGCATATCATATGGACAATACAAAGAGGATATTGAACCTGAACCCTGATGCATAAATGTTCCTGTCTTCTTTTTGTGATTTTCAAATTTCAACtgccttttttttttatctacagTTCAATGTGGTGTTTCTCAAAGGAAAAAGGAATTTAAGAATATAAGGAAGTAGAGTTATTATGGATATCAATGATTTTCAGGTAACTGTAGATGATGCAGAAGGTAATGGTGACTGATTGGGGCATTTGAAAGAGTTATATCCTTGCGATCTGCATGTCTGTGGGTCTATTGAATTAGATGGTAATGGTATTCATAAAGGTAGGTACTGACCATAATCACAATTATAAGAACAATAATACAAGAGATGTTGAGTCACAGATTAGAATGGATGATTATGAGCAGGACAAGCCGACCCGACATCGAGGAAATGA encodes:
- the LOC113346640 gene encoding autophagy-related protein 2-like, translating into MFPWYITKSAEAMIPRWAIKHVLKFVFKKKLGKFIIGDIDLDQLEVQIGAGTVQLTDLALNVDYLNQKLGATPVIVKEGSIGSLLVKFPWKLRNCEIEIEELELILAPRVGHDIPAAAETCSSSQDCKQSVHNSSDNVENQTANNAAASISLDVHEGVKTIAKLVRWLLASFHVKIRNLIVAYEPCSEEDEKRSGSHRALVLRITETEYGTCVSEEANASSAAKFDSFLGISRLTNSLKFEGAVIELLHMDDIDNQTQSPSASGAAFSECYTGRSTSDVNAPILTGEGGGFSGNMKLSIPWKNGTLDIQKLDADICIDPVEIRLHPSTIMWMICLWESLKNLDKDEGLAYSKGTNSVYHNSASQFHPSTISSAVVATDKVTQWSEGGFPLDFFPQTGFETTIDPLLQGSHVIPDWVPLYAHKNLNDRTEAAPDFGASVDQFFECFDELRHSQSALGSSGVWNWTCSVFSAITAASSLASGSLNIPCEQQPVRTNLKATIAGVAVVLSLNDEGQKYSCDKIGNPGNVGRNVHFLGMNCQDILLDLQICSHEMKFEAIVKHIELDDYFYFGNNADSSQNSARSQALLIQHLQAELEGALPAFTLPQDPESEKSERKGFRHQTFQEDDLVKIKLLRTSSVSHCQFSMTSSYGDDRSMPSSSFSVKLPPFVFWVNLNLLSMLLDLSKEVSESFDTKNINKFSDMHNSTCSGNLKRSDPGVKTLASKGSLQGNIVLSNARFILCFPCHEGDGSHYTSWDQFVGMDISLPLSQEKVADAKAQRGHSSKSSSSIHLNVGNLGIYLISKFHYDDRGNSLPLKPTYSVHKVLNVISKVSSLSGLSIIWQDGPVTGPWIVKRARNLATSQDSGSRNKVRGKGYEFASVTAVGDLDDINSRTRQEIILSSSVFVHIRLSSASIDLGSLQYQILNRLLNQAVDVLSCKVSSNMAPRDNNISTKADSASQTSILVECDALEILVKLNKVEDIKCSTQKELSGSWHSAKLRIQKFELLSVSDLGGIKDSSFTWLGHGEGELWGSADSSPGHEFLLISCSNSTRRRGDGEGANALSLGSAGTTVFLLKEPNIFHSFTSITVRCGTLIAPGGRVDWLDAVCSFFSLPSPEREQGKTDSAQEGYSENTAAYGESFVLNLVDVGLVYEPHVNNLVGSGSTSSIEESVEQYVGCLLAASSVDISSQTLASAVENDHKIRVQDLGLLICKLSGQKNPKRIYDVKYLRRAGYVKVAGEALVEAVLRTNCKTGRQWELDVSDSHINLDTCHDTTSGLIRLVAQLQQLFAPDMEESVVHLQTRWNTVQQALNRHDSTTDSKDCDVSLSSSSDTLSVNKDAMCNGKNGVVGLMDEICEDAFNLHGNGASSSVQRDLQCQDSFDGALLVGMCNLNVSEPEFFSQNFPVSEANPRGLESTQASSLQKDCFPDLIEGYYFAGLCPLPEISDRNSSPVTGIKSLSSNKNLEKNRSGNNGWYQNTSLRIVEDHIPDIVENPTREQSKGVDKISTTSCKISDEFGISKGRVHLMKIDVRWRMFAGSDWHITRKDNMHTTKTGGRDATTCLELSLSGLNVQYDMFPDGDICVSKLSISVRDFSLYDRSKDAPWITVLGYYHSKDHPRESSAKAFKLDLECVRPDPLTPLEEYRLRLAFLPMLLHLDQDQLDFLISFFGNSSAEQLPNLPHDLQRSSTLPNYENDFEVNTVAEEALLPYFQKFDIWPVVFRVDYNPRRVDLAALGGGNFVHLVNLVPWKGIELELKHVHAVGIYGWGSVCETIAGEWLEDISHNQIHKLLKGLPPIRSLLTVGSGAAKLVSLPVKNYKKDHRLLSGIQRGALAFLRSISLEAVGLGVHLAGGAHDILLQTEYILTRTPPSVPSSGRSKTKTSVRSNQPKDAQQGIQQAYESLSDGLGKTASALVGTPLKTYQRGGGAGSALASAVCAAPAAAIAPASAAMRAVHCALLGFRNSLDPERKKESLEKYLGPNHPQGNS
- the LOC113346642 gene encoding BRI1 kinase inhibitor 1-like; this encodes MNNNQQKKKNYEGGGGGEKEMLHELQSTKKGQQSPPSSTTSPSHEFSFTISLHSSSNEKSITKSKTPTATLSPPHNSFAIDLSPADDIFFHGHLLPLHLLSHLPISPRSSTNSLDSFTLPIKELQDDSNKKPTTTTNTTITTNNSNTYNNIYNNTREINGRIKAKSFSFLKFPRRAKGSEFEEREKEMEKKKKKKKKTGGFNMIQIIRRYAKMVGPLLFYKNGSGKTPTTTAAGAGHFDFEREPYSSFSGNLSLRGSDSNKKKRESRGRRGEFSAPASMWTSPTNSGLLLTTPLGVHSSSSESSMEELQSAIQAAIAHCKNSSTPVKEGENKLQS